In Leptolyngbya sp. SIO1E4, one DNA window encodes the following:
- the rpoD gene encoding RNA polymerase sigma factor RpoD: MTQANELLGTIKPESELDLLIEGDGDAKFEDASDGDAPAKTAKGKATRRSQSKKKHYTEDSIRLYLQEIGRIRLLRAEEEIELARKIADLLELERIRDQLMDSLEREPNDAEWAEAVDMPLPAFQKRLYIGRRAKDKMVQSNLRLVVSIAKKYMNRGLSFQDLIQEGSLGLIRAAEKFDHEKGYKFSTYATWWIRQAITRAIADQSRTIRLPVHLYETISRIKKTTKLLSQELGRKPSEEEIATRMEMTIEKLRFIAKSAQLPISLETPIGKEEDSRLGDFIESDGETPEDEVSKNLLREDLEGVLGTLSARERDVLRLRYGLDDGRMKTLEEIGQTFNVTRERIRQIEAKALRKLRHPNRNSVLKEYIR; the protein is encoded by the coding sequence ATGACTCAAGCGAATGAACTGCTCGGCACAATCAAGCCAGAGAGCGAACTGGATCTTCTGATTGAAGGTGATGGAGATGCAAAGTTTGAGGATGCATCGGATGGCGATGCTCCGGCGAAGACAGCTAAGGGTAAGGCAACTCGACGGAGTCAATCTAAAAAGAAGCACTACACCGAAGACTCCATTCGGCTTTATCTGCAAGAAATCGGCCGTATTCGTTTGTTGAGAGCTGAAGAAGAAATTGAACTCGCTCGTAAGATTGCTGATTTGCTGGAACTAGAGCGCATTCGCGATCAGCTGATGGATAGTTTGGAGCGTGAGCCCAACGATGCCGAATGGGCTGAAGCAGTGGATATGCCATTGCCGGCTTTCCAAAAGCGGCTATATATTGGCCGTCGGGCAAAAGACAAGATGGTGCAGTCCAACCTACGTTTGGTGGTCTCCATCGCGAAAAAGTATATGAACCGTGGGCTATCTTTCCAGGATTTAATTCAGGAAGGAAGTTTGGGCCTGATTCGTGCAGCCGAGAAGTTTGACCACGAAAAAGGTTACAAGTTCTCTACTTATGCAACCTGGTGGATTCGTCAGGCAATTACGCGGGCGATCGCGGATCAGTCTCGAACGATTCGTCTCCCCGTTCACCTATACGAAACGATTTCTCGGATTAAGAAAACCACTAAGTTGCTGTCTCAAGAATTGGGTCGTAAGCCCAGCGAAGAGGAAATCGCCACTCGCATGGAAATGACCATCGAGAAGCTGCGGTTCATCGCCAAGTCTGCCCAGCTACCCATTTCTTTAGAAACGCCTATCGGCAAAGAAGAAGACTCCCGCTTGGGTGACTTCATTGAATCAGATGGAGAAACCCCTGAAGACGAAGTTTCTAAGAACCTCCTGCGCGAAGACCTTGAGGGCGTTCTGGGAACCTTGAGTGCTCGTGAACGTGACGTGCTGCGCTTGCGCTACGGCCTGGATGATGGTCGCATGAAGACACTTGAGGAAATTGGTCAGACCTTCAATGTTACCCGTGAGCGCATCCGCCAGATTGAGGCAAAAGCGCTTCGCAAGTTGCGCCACCCGAACCGCAATAGCGTTCTGAAAGAATACATCCGTTAA
- a CDS encoding ATP-dependent DNA helicase RecQ produces MFRTDASSRSVTLTPLPNWATVQARLKEIWGYAHFRPPQDTVIQSLLQRQDALIILPTGGGKSLCFQLPALLQTGVTLVVSPLVALMENQIQELRQLHLPAATLHSELPKQARYRVFKALERQQLRLLYLSPEGLLSQPVWERLIAPTLRINGLVLDEAHCLAQWGETFRPAYRRLGIARQALLSAKPEGTQIPIAAFTATADPTAQQVIRQTLQLTAPKVIRLSPYRPNLDLTIQTVWTPRGRQQALLKFIQRHSQYTGLVYVRTRRDSEGIADWLSQKGYRATAYHGGLPARDRRHREQAWIQNDVQVVVATNAFGMGVNKPDLRWVAHFHVPCLLTEYVQEIGRAGRDGQPAQALSLVSEPTGLFDPTDRQRSQFFRSQAQKLQQKAAQLATQIPQAGTIQAVQQQCKEGAIALSYLHSQGRLEWQDPFRYRLSPGKLSSRGSAAEPEKAMNRFLHSRDCRWRLILEQFGFRQDAQQLGKCGHCDNCRRC; encoded by the coding sequence ATGTTTAGAACGGATGCATCTTCAAGATCTGTGACACTCACCCCTTTGCCCAATTGGGCGACCGTCCAAGCTCGCCTCAAAGAAATCTGGGGCTATGCCCACTTTCGGCCCCCTCAAGACACGGTAATTCAGTCTCTACTGCAGCGGCAGGACGCACTGATCATTCTGCCGACGGGGGGCGGTAAATCACTCTGTTTTCAACTCCCCGCCTTGCTACAAACCGGGGTGACGTTGGTTGTTTCACCCTTGGTGGCGCTGATGGAGAACCAGATTCAAGAGCTGCGTCAGCTGCACCTACCCGCCGCCACCTTGCACAGCGAACTGCCCAAGCAAGCACGCTATCGCGTCTTCAAAGCCCTGGAACGACAGCAACTGCGCCTGCTATATCTCTCCCCAGAAGGGCTGCTAAGTCAACCAGTTTGGGAGCGTCTGATAGCACCGACCCTCCGCATCAATGGGTTAGTGCTCGATGAAGCCCACTGTTTAGCCCAGTGGGGGGAGACGTTTCGCCCTGCCTATCGGCGCTTAGGGATTGCCCGACAAGCTTTGTTGTCTGCGAAGCCTGAGGGCACTCAGATCCCAATTGCCGCATTCACTGCCACGGCGGATCCCACGGCTCAGCAAGTCATTCGTCAAACCTTACAGCTCACCGCGCCTAAAGTCATACGACTGAGCCCCTATCGCCCCAATCTTGACCTCACGATCCAGACGGTCTGGACGCCCCGAGGGCGACAGCAAGCGCTTCTCAAATTCATCCAGCGGCATTCTCAATACACGGGGTTGGTGTATGTGCGGACTCGTCGCGACAGCGAGGGCATTGCGGATTGGTTAAGCCAGAAAGGTTACCGAGCGACGGCCTACCATGGGGGGCTACCGGCCCGCGATCGCCGCCATCGAGAACAGGCTTGGATTCAGAATGACGTTCAAGTAGTTGTGGCCACGAATGCCTTTGGGATGGGGGTTAACAAGCCAGATCTCCGCTGGGTGGCCCATTTCCATGTGCCCTGCCTGCTCACAGAATACGTGCAGGAAATTGGCCGGGCGGGACGAGACGGGCAGCCGGCTCAAGCCCTTTCACTGGTTAGCGAACCCACCGGGTTATTTGACCCGACGGATCGCCAGCGATCGCAATTTTTTCGCAGCCAGGCGCAGAAACTGCAGCAAAAAGCAGCGCAACTGGCCACCCAAATTCCCCAAGCAGGAACGATTCAAGCGGTGCAGCAACAGTGTAAGGAAGGGGCGATCGCCCTCTCCTATCTGCACAGTCAGGGGCGACTAGAATGGCAAGACCCCTTCCGGTATCGCTTGTCCCCTGGAAAACTCTCCTCAAGGGGGTCTGCAGCAGAGCCAGAGAAAGCCATGAATCGGTTTCTTCACAGCCGCGACTGCCGCTGGCGCTTAATCTTGGAGCAGTTTGGCTTTCGCCAGGACGCCCAGCAACTGGGCAAGTGTGGCCACTGCGATAACTGCAGGCGGTGCTGA
- a CDS encoding type II toxin-antitoxin system VapC family toxin, with amino-acid sequence MKYLLDTNVCVVYLKGNSSNVREKLHAVPLEDVAICSVVKAELLYGGKRSNNPERTLEKQRAFLNQFVSLSFDDAAAEFYSDVRASLAKLGTPIGSNDLQIASIALASNLTLVTHNIREFKRVEGLQLEDWEAVG; translated from the coding sequence ATGAAGTATCTACTAGACACCAATGTTTGTGTCGTGTATCTGAAGGGAAACTCTTCTAACGTTCGAGAGAAGCTTCATGCAGTTCCGTTAGAAGACGTTGCGATATGTTCAGTTGTAAAAGCAGAGCTTTTATATGGCGGAAAACGGAGCAACAATCCAGAGAGGACGTTAGAGAAGCAAAGAGCCTTTCTCAATCAGTTTGTATCTCTGTCATTTGATGATGCAGCAGCTGAATTTTACTCGGATGTTCGTGCCAGCCTAGCAAAGCTTGGAACACCCATTGGATCGAATGATTTACAAATTGCCTCAATTGCTTTGGCAAGCAACCTGACGCTTGTTACCCACAACATCAGAGAGTTCAAGCGCGTTGAAGGATTGCAATTGGAAGATTGGGAAGCAGTGGGTTAA
- a CDS encoding putative 2-dehydropantoate 2-reductase, whose translation MALVTDSTTRRYAILGTGAIGGYYGACLQRVGQDVHFLLHRDYDHICQHGLRVESIQGDFELPQVQGYRQAQEMPPVDVVVIALKTTQNAKLLPMLLPPLIGPETVIITLQNGLDIEGVIAEIAPETPIFGGLCFICSNKMGPGHIRHLDYGSILLGVYNPQRYPVEIPPILKAVAQDFTAAGIAIDLTPDLYMARWRKLVWNIPFNGLSVVLNATTTAMMANPHARQLAADLMKEVVIAANGCAQKITPTGDRGLDPAIIDTMLTHTAKMEPYRTSMKIDFDEGRPLEVEAIFGNPLKAARWADIETPRIAMLHHQLRALET comes from the coding sequence ATGGCTTTGGTAACTGACTCAACCACAAGACGATACGCCATTTTGGGAACAGGCGCGATCGGGGGCTACTATGGCGCTTGTCTTCAGAGGGTGGGTCAAGATGTTCATTTTCTGCTGCATCGAGATTATGACCACATTTGTCAGCACGGGCTGCGAGTAGAGTCGATACAGGGTGATTTTGAGCTGCCCCAGGTGCAGGGCTACCGCCAGGCGCAAGAAATGCCCCCGGTGGATGTTGTGGTGATTGCCCTCAAAACGACTCAAAACGCCAAACTATTGCCGATGCTGCTGCCCCCCCTGATCGGGCCAGAGACGGTCATCATCACCCTCCAGAATGGGTTAGATATCGAAGGGGTGATCGCAGAGATTGCACCTGAGACCCCGATCTTCGGGGGTCTCTGCTTTATTTGTTCCAACAAGATGGGGCCAGGGCACATTCGCCATCTAGACTATGGCAGCATTCTCCTTGGTGTCTATAATCCCCAGCGTTACCCCGTAGAGATTCCCCCGATCCTAAAAGCCGTAGCCCAAGATTTCACAGCGGCAGGGATTGCGATTGATCTCACCCCGGATCTCTACATGGCGCGGTGGCGCAAGCTCGTTTGGAATATTCCATTCAACGGCCTATCGGTTGTTTTGAACGCCACCACGACAGCGATGATGGCCAACCCCCATGCTCGCCAACTGGCGGCTGACCTGATGAAAGAAGTGGTCATCGCGGCAAACGGCTGCGCTCAAAAAATCACCCCAACGGGCGATCGCGGCCTGGATCCTGCCATTATCGACACCATGCTGACTCATACGGCCAAAATGGAGCCCTATCGCACGAGCATGAAAATTGACTTTGATGAGGGTCGCCCCTTAGAAGTCGAGGCTATTTTCGGGAATCCACTCAAAGCAGCTCGCTGGGCAGACATAGAGACGCCCCGCATTGCCATGCTGCACCATCAACTCAGAGCCCTTGAGACCTAG
- a CDS encoding photosystem II biogenesis protein Psp29, producing MSNVRTVSDTKRAFYGHFERPIASVYRRVIEELMVEMHLLSVSTDFIYDSLYALGIVTTFDRFMDGYRPEGDREEIFKALCQSVESSAEQYRNDAQHLLNAVEGTTLEALKETVANLETASSEGFPGLLKSISERESFKYSRAFGIGLYTLIEKIAPEFVQDKENLMAFLKDGAETVSISFDKLQKDIELYCSNLDKMTQAKAIMADMLEVERKKREERAQAKTEKEATQSSSEEDSSAPVSTPTGDAGESDEPPASPE from the coding sequence GTGAGTAACGTCCGTACCGTTTCTGATACCAAGCGCGCCTTCTACGGTCACTTTGAGCGACCGATTGCATCTGTCTATCGCCGCGTGATCGAGGAATTGATGGTGGAGATGCACCTCCTCTCCGTCAGTACAGACTTTATCTACGATTCACTCTACGCCTTGGGAATTGTCACCACCTTTGATCGCTTTATGGACGGCTATCGTCCTGAGGGCGATCGCGAAGAGATTTTTAAGGCGCTGTGCCAATCCGTTGAATCTTCTGCCGAGCAGTATCGCAACGATGCCCAGCATTTACTCAACGCTGTTGAGGGCACGACGCTAGAAGCGCTTAAGGAAACCGTTGCGAACCTTGAAACGGCTTCTTCAGAAGGGTTTCCGGGTCTCCTAAAGAGTATCTCCGAGCGGGAGTCCTTCAAATACAGTCGGGCCTTTGGCATTGGGCTCTACACCCTGATTGAAAAAATTGCCCCTGAGTTTGTGCAAGATAAAGAGAATCTCATGGCCTTCTTAAAAGACGGGGCTGAGACTGTCTCTATCTCCTTTGACAAACTTCAGAAAGATATCGAACTTTACTGCAGCAATCTGGACAAGATGACCCAGGCCAAGGCCATCATGGCAGATATGCTCGAGGTAGAACGGAAAAAGCGAGAGGAGCGCGCCCAAGCAAAGACTGAAAAAGAGGCGACGCAATCCTCTTCTGAAGAGGATAGTAGTGCCCCAGTCTCTACCCCAACCGGAGACGCTGGGGAGAGTGACGAGCCGCCAGCGTCTCCAGAGTAA
- a CDS encoding STAS domain-containing protein, whose amino-acid sequence MDQKTHTTDDGRQVIIITPAGRLDITTAWQFRLKLQECISQVSPHVVVNLSQVNFIDSSGLTSLVAGMRDADKVKGSFRICNVHPEAKLVFEVTMMDSVFEIFETEEEALQGVPRRVAS is encoded by the coding sequence ATGGACCAGAAGACGCACACTACTGATGATGGAAGGCAAGTCATCATCATTACACCTGCTGGGCGCTTGGATATCACAACAGCTTGGCAGTTTCGGCTAAAGCTGCAAGAGTGTATTTCGCAGGTTAGCCCCCATGTAGTCGTTAACCTGAGCCAGGTAAATTTTATTGATAGCTCCGGCTTAACCTCCTTAGTAGCAGGCATGCGTGATGCGGATAAAGTTAAGGGCAGCTTCCGCATTTGTAACGTTCATCCTGAAGCGAAGCTGGTGTTTGAAGTCACCATGATGGATTCGGTTTTCGAGATTTTTGAAACTGAGGAAGAAGCGCTTCAAGGGGTTCCTCGGCGGGTTGCTAGCTAA
- a CDS encoding chromophore lyase CpcT/CpeT — MDHVTQLNQLGQCLAGVFQNRQQALAAPAWFVHLRLWSCPVALFTEDSFTFFIEQASAAFTQPPYRQRLLRVRWSQAAFTGDLTAEYYALKQPQAFQGAAQAPERLQALTPDDLQPLTGSRLQVTPQLRSAATCFEARHYPGERCQFAIDGEIKYVELAFDAISPVANSQEQAAFLMYDKGMDPDTGKATWGALRGPFELQKVEDLSASLSLFS, encoded by the coding sequence GTGGATCATGTCACGCAACTTAATCAATTAGGGCAATGTTTGGCAGGGGTTTTTCAAAACCGTCAGCAGGCTCTGGCAGCACCCGCTTGGTTTGTCCACCTCAGACTTTGGAGTTGTCCGGTTGCTCTCTTCACCGAAGACAGCTTTACTTTTTTTATTGAGCAAGCGAGTGCAGCCTTTACACAGCCTCCCTATCGCCAGCGGCTGTTACGGGTGCGATGGTCACAGGCTGCATTTACAGGGGATCTCACCGCTGAATACTACGCGTTGAAACAGCCTCAAGCCTTTCAAGGGGCTGCTCAAGCCCCTGAACGGCTGCAGGCGCTGACGCCAGATGACTTGCAGCCGCTAACAGGCAGCCGTCTGCAGGTTACCCCTCAGCTGCGATCTGCTGCAACCTGCTTTGAAGCCCGGCACTACCCGGGGGAGCGCTGTCAGTTTGCTATTGATGGCGAGATTAAATATGTAGAGCTAGCCTTTGATGCGATCTCACCTGTGGCGAACAGCCAGGAACAGGCTGCCTTTCTGATGTATGACAAAGGCATGGATCCGGATACCGGAAAAGCCACCTGGGGGGCTTTAAGAGGCCCCTTTGAGCTGCAGAAAGTCGAAGACTTGAGTGCTTCTCTCTCCCTGTTTAGCTAG
- a CDS encoding SDR family NAD(P)-dependent oxidoreductase, translated as MVTLSSSDSDQPSPVALITGASSGIGQAIAQTLAQQGYRVALCARRGDRLAALKTELIAGGAEVLIHPTDLRQESDILTLFETIRQTWGGVDALINNAGLGYKAPLMSGQTEAWREMLDVNVLALCICTREAIQDMQQRGDRGHIVHISSLSGHRVPGASGVYAATKFAVRALTEGLRQELRAANSAIRISAISPGFTETEFAEKYHNSPETAQEIYSRFPVLQPQDVANAVAYVLAQPEYVQVQDILLRSTYQIS; from the coding sequence ATGGTTACGCTTTCTTCTTCAGATTCAGATCAGCCTTCTCCGGTGGCGTTGATCACCGGGGCCTCCAGCGGTATTGGCCAGGCGATCGCCCAGACTTTAGCCCAGCAAGGATATCGAGTTGCGTTGTGTGCTCGTCGCGGCGATCGCCTGGCAGCCTTGAAAACAGAGCTGATTGCAGGGGGGGCAGAGGTGTTAATTCACCCAACGGATCTCCGTCAAGAATCCGACATTCTCACCCTCTTTGAGACGATCCGCCAGACATGGGGTGGGGTAGATGCCTTAATTAACAATGCTGGTTTAGGCTACAAAGCCCCACTCATGTCTGGACAGACAGAGGCTTGGCGAGAAATGCTAGACGTCAATGTGCTGGCCCTCTGCATCTGTACGCGGGAAGCCATCCAAGATATGCAACAACGGGGCGATCGGGGGCATATCGTCCATATCAGTTCTCTCTCGGGTCACCGGGTGCCGGGTGCCAGTGGAGTGTATGCGGCGACGAAATTCGCCGTGCGGGCCTTGACAGAAGGGCTGCGTCAGGAGCTGCGGGCGGCTAATAGCGCCATTCGCATTTCAGCGATTAGCCCGGGGTTCACAGAAACCGAGTTCGCAGAGAAGTATCACAATAGCCCAGAGACGGCTCAAGAAATCTACAGTCGCTTTCCCGTATTACAGCCCCAAGATGTTGCCAATGCGGTTGCCTATGTCTTGGCTCAACCCGAGTATGTACAGGTGCAGGATATTTTGCTGCGCTCTACTTACCAGATCAGCTAA
- the hisA gene encoding 1-(5-phosphoribosyl)-5-[(5-phosphoribosylamino)methylideneamino]imidazole-4-carboxamide isomerase produces MDVIPAIDLLEGRCVRLYQGDYDQSQVFNENPVEVARQWAAEGATRLHLVDLDGAKVGKPENWQAIQAIAGAVDIPIEVGGGLRDRDRVAALFDLGVQYAILGTAAVENPDLVSTLSAEFPGRVIVGIDARDGKVATRGWLETSTVEAIALAQDMAQRGAAAIIYTDIKRDGTLKGPNQDALRAMANATEIPIIASGGVSSVTDLLSLLSLVPLGVTGVIIGKALYTGDVSLKEALRAVGPGRWQDVPTDLGSSFA; encoded by the coding sequence ATGGACGTTATTCCTGCCATTGACCTGTTAGAAGGGCGATGCGTGCGCCTGTATCAAGGTGACTATGACCAGTCTCAAGTCTTTAACGAAAATCCCGTCGAGGTAGCTCGGCAGTGGGCCGCAGAGGGAGCCACGCGGTTGCATCTGGTTGATTTGGATGGGGCTAAAGTCGGCAAGCCTGAAAATTGGCAAGCGATTCAGGCGATCGCTGGCGCAGTTGATATCCCTATTGAAGTGGGGGGCGGGTTGCGGGATCGCGATCGGGTCGCAGCTCTGTTTGATCTCGGTGTACAGTACGCCATTTTGGGCACTGCGGCAGTCGAAAATCCTGATCTGGTCAGTACCCTCAGCGCAGAATTTCCGGGGCGCGTGATTGTGGGGATCGATGCCAGGGATGGCAAAGTGGCCACTCGCGGCTGGCTAGAGACCTCCACAGTAGAGGCGATCGCCCTGGCGCAAGATATGGCGCAGCGAGGCGCAGCGGCCATTATCTATACCGATATCAAACGCGACGGCACCCTGAAAGGCCCCAATCAAGACGCCCTCAGAGCAATGGCAAATGCCACCGAAATTCCCATCATTGCCTCGGGAGGCGTCAGCTCTGTAACCGATCTGCTCAGCTTGTTATCCCTGGTTCCACTCGGGGTCACGGGCGTCATTATCGGTAAAGCGCTCTACACCGGAGATGTGTCCCTCAAAGAGGCACTCAGGGCAGTGGGGCCAGGTCGTTGGCAAGATGTTCCCACCGATCTCGGCTCTTCTTTTGCGTAG
- the chlP gene encoding geranylgeranyl reductase — MTLRVAVVGGGPAGSSAAETLAKAGIETYLLERKLDNAKPCGGAIPLCMVEEFDLPPEIIDRRVRKMKMISPSNVEVNIGSTLKSDEYIGMCRREVLDGFLRDRAAMLGAKLINGTMHTLELPQSSSEPYTLHYTEHRPDGLVGESRTLQVDLVIGADGANSRVAKAIKAGDYNYAIAFQERIRIPDDKMAYYEELAEMYVGNDVSPDFYAWVFPKYDHVAVGTGTMRVNQAKIKQLQAGIRKRAAKRIEGGEIIKVEAHPIPEHPRPRRVVGRVALVGDAAGTVTKSSGEGIYFAAKSARMCAETIVEFSKAGQCVPTEDDLKVYLKRWDKQYGATYLVLDLLQRVFYRTDATREAFVEMCSDIDVQKLTFDSYLYKTVVPANPLTQLKITAKTVASLLRGNALSPTRTW; from the coding sequence TTGACACTGCGAGTTGCCGTCGTCGGAGGTGGGCCAGCGGGTTCCTCTGCTGCTGAAACCTTAGCAAAAGCCGGAATTGAAACTTATTTGCTAGAGCGTAAGCTCGATAATGCAAAGCCTTGCGGTGGGGCCATCCCCCTTTGCATGGTGGAAGAATTTGACTTGCCCCCTGAGATTATCGATCGCCGGGTGCGCAAGATGAAGATGATCTCACCCTCCAATGTTGAGGTCAACATCGGTAGCACTCTCAAGTCTGATGAATATATTGGGATGTGCCGCCGGGAAGTATTAGATGGCTTCTTGCGCGATCGCGCCGCCATGTTAGGGGCCAAGCTGATTAACGGCACGATGCATACGTTAGAGTTGCCCCAAAGCAGCAGCGAGCCTTACACCCTGCATTACACCGAGCATCGACCTGATGGTTTGGTGGGTGAGAGTAGGACACTCCAGGTTGATCTCGTGATTGGTGCAGATGGCGCGAACTCTCGGGTGGCTAAGGCCATCAAAGCGGGAGACTATAACTACGCGATCGCCTTCCAAGAGCGCATTCGCATTCCCGACGACAAGATGGCTTACTACGAAGAGTTGGCCGAAATGTATGTGGGCAACGATGTCTCACCCGACTTTTATGCTTGGGTTTTCCCGAAGTATGACCACGTGGCTGTCGGCACTGGCACCATGCGGGTCAACCAAGCAAAAATCAAGCAGCTGCAGGCCGGCATTCGCAAGCGGGCGGCTAAGCGCATTGAAGGCGGCGAAATTATCAAGGTTGAAGCTCACCCCATTCCTGAGCATCCGCGTCCGCGCCGGGTTGTGGGTCGGGTTGCGCTGGTGGGTGATGCCGCAGGGACTGTGACCAAGTCTTCGGGTGAAGGTATTTACTTTGCCGCTAAGTCAGCTCGGATGTGTGCTGAGACTATTGTAGAGTTCTCTAAAGCAGGTCAGTGTGTGCCGACTGAAGATGACCTCAAGGTCTACCTGAAGCGCTGGGATAAGCAGTATGGTGCCACCTATCTGGTGCTAGATCTGCTGCAGCGGGTTTTCTATCGCACCGATGCCACTCGCGAAGCCTTTGTGGAAATGTGCTCTGACATTGATGTTCAGAAGCTGACCTTTGACAGCTACCTGTATAAAACGGTGGTTCCGGCTAATCCATTGACTCAGCTTAAGATTACGGCGAAAACCGTTGCTAGCCTATTGCGCGGCAACGCCCTCTCGCCTACTCGAACTTGGTAA
- a CDS encoding serine hydrolase gives MPATFFDRDPDLQSILEQVLEAAWAEFPRLARNQIAATWIVYDPPFPIHTGGAITPAEFWQHRPRGGSYRGVECIYPASVVKVFYLVAAHEWMERQMVTPTPELDRALQDMIVDSSNDATGLVVDILTGTTSGPELPPGPLETWQHQRNLVNRYYQSLQWPELETINVNQKTWCDGPYGRERLFVGETFENRNKLTTEATARLLHSIVGGVSVTGARSQAMMTLMKRSLDPRALAADPENQVTGFLGAGLPLTATLWSKAGLTSKVRHDAAYIEGSEHSPFLLVVFTEGEDQSKNEEILPFITQTLLQQWAAA, from the coding sequence GTGCCTGCAACCTTCTTTGATCGGGATCCTGACCTCCAATCCATATTGGAGCAAGTATTAGAAGCGGCTTGGGCAGAATTTCCCCGGTTAGCCCGCAATCAGATTGCAGCAACCTGGATTGTGTACGATCCGCCCTTTCCCATCCACACGGGAGGAGCGATTACCCCCGCTGAATTTTGGCAGCACCGCCCGCGAGGGGGCAGCTATCGCGGCGTAGAGTGCATCTATCCGGCCAGCGTCGTCAAGGTGTTCTATCTGGTCGCTGCCCATGAATGGATGGAGCGACAAATGGTGACCCCCACGCCGGAATTAGACCGGGCGCTGCAAGACATGATTGTAGACTCCAGTAACGACGCCACCGGGTTGGTGGTAGACATTCTCACTGGGACGACTAGCGGTCCGGAGCTGCCCCCTGGCCCATTGGAAACCTGGCAACACCAGCGCAACTTGGTGAACCGCTATTACCAATCTCTGCAGTGGCCAGAATTGGAAACCATCAATGTGAACCAAAAAACCTGGTGCGACGGCCCCTATGGTCGGGAGCGTCTATTTGTCGGGGAAACCTTTGAAAATCGCAACAAGCTGACCACAGAAGCCACGGCTCGACTGCTCCATAGTATTGTCGGAGGGGTTTCGGTGACGGGGGCGCGATCGCAGGCCATGATGACCTTAATGAAGCGTTCCCTCGATCCTAGAGCGCTGGCCGCTGACCCCGAAAACCAAGTCACCGGCTTTTTGGGGGCGGGGCTGCCATTGACAGCAACCCTCTGGTCAAAAGCCGGGCTCACGAGTAAAGTCCGCCACGATGCCGCCTATATTGAGGGATCAGAGCACTCTCCATTTCTGCTGGTGGTGTTCACTGAAGGGGAAGACCAAAGTAAAAATGAAGAAATTTTGCCGTTTATTACACAAACCTTACTGCAGCAGTGGGCAGCTGCATGA
- a CDS encoding TIGR03643 family protein has protein sequence MVKKFTPELNQDDRNRIIEMAWEDRTPFEAIELQYGLKEKDVIALMRREMKASSFRMWRKRVSGRGTKHGLRRGFVASRFRSANQKGS, from the coding sequence ATGGTCAAAAAGTTCACCCCTGAATTAAATCAAGACGATCGCAATCGCATTATTGAGATGGCCTGGGAAGATCGCACCCCGTTTGAGGCGATCGAGCTTCAATATGGCCTTAAAGAAAAAGACGTGATTGCCCTCATGCGTCGAGAAATGAAAGCCAGCAGCTTTCGCATGTGGCGCAAACGGGTCAGTGGCCGGGGGACAAAACATGGACTGCGGCGTGGATTTGTTGCAAGTCGCTTTCGCTCAGCTAATCAGAAGGGGTCTTAA